In a genomic window of Thiolapillus brandeum:
- a CDS encoding radical SAM protein, which translates to MTTNKERLRFAAQQLREGRYRELAQLVARKLGMGRDRDKQPASRFHSHKSQAIQGFLDFVHGGEQPSWPLEVFIEVSNLCDLQCAMCHTFSALNPKRFNLISHRHRGFFDVDLIEERMGKVLEHALVVHAFGYGEPTLHPKFERILDILDRYEVMVDFFTNGMHLDAATCEDLVSKRISKITISFSGSDREHYENIYIGGNFDQVLAGIRQLHAEKQKQKTDFPLIVINSLAFRHQVEKLPAFVRMMGEAGANVIHLKPFKTYDMIPELHGHASVFHPEQEGAILEQARGVAAEYGLRLETGDYESHQDDEAVLQSRHMGSRPLSRQTIPIGELKNLAREKRDRDGLGEKAAGKIEVQVPQVDEVNYRQHDGMYCLEPFKTLYFSYEGSAHPCCYKGVTWGDIGKNPAHEIWQSDLMHSLRQHVARQEYPVDLCHGCIRTGLYPRANAARMYSNHYARWYEERFGQPFAPELIQAMKQLPDSQELFQEMLLPLRQE; encoded by the coding sequence ATGACAACGAACAAAGAACGCCTGCGCTTCGCCGCACAACAGCTCAGGGAAGGCCGCTATCGAGAGCTTGCCCAGCTCGTGGCCCGCAAGCTGGGCATGGGCCGTGACCGGGACAAGCAGCCCGCGTCCCGCTTTCACTCGCACAAGAGCCAGGCCATCCAGGGCTTTCTCGATTTTGTCCACGGTGGTGAACAACCTTCCTGGCCTCTGGAGGTGTTCATCGAGGTAAGCAATCTGTGCGACCTGCAATGCGCCATGTGCCACACCTTCTCCGCCCTGAATCCCAAGCGCTTCAATCTCATCTCCCACCGTCACCGGGGATTCTTCGACGTGGATCTCATCGAGGAGCGCATGGGCAAGGTGCTGGAGCACGCCCTGGTGGTGCATGCCTTCGGCTATGGCGAGCCTACTCTGCATCCGAAGTTCGAACGCATCCTGGACATCCTGGACCGCTACGAGGTGATGGTGGATTTCTTCACCAACGGCATGCACCTGGATGCGGCCACCTGTGAAGACCTGGTGAGCAAGCGCATCAGCAAGATCACCATCAGTTTCTCGGGCAGCGACAGGGAACACTATGAAAACATCTATATCGGCGGCAACTTCGATCAGGTTCTGGCGGGCATACGCCAGCTGCATGCGGAAAAACAGAAGCAGAAAACCGACTTCCCCCTGATCGTCATCAACAGCCTGGCATTCAGGCACCAGGTGGAAAAGCTCCCGGCATTCGTGCGCATGATGGGCGAGGCCGGGGCCAACGTAATCCATCTCAAACCCTTCAAGACCTACGACATGATCCCGGAACTGCACGGTCATGCCTCGGTATTCCATCCGGAGCAGGAAGGCGCAATCCTGGAACAGGCCCGCGGGGTCGCTGCGGAATACGGCCTGCGCCTGGAAACCGGGGACTACGAATCCCATCAGGACGATGAGGCCGTGCTCCAGTCCCGCCACATGGGCAGCCGCCCCCTGTCCCGGCAAACCATCCCCATCGGGGAACTGAAGAATCTCGCCCGGGAGAAACGCGACCGGGACGGCCTGGGGGAAAAAGCCGCAGGCAAGATCGAAGTGCAGGTGCCCCAGGTCGATGAAGTGAACTACCGGCAGCATGACGGCATGTACTGTCTGGAACCCTTCAAAACCCTGTATTTCAGTTATGAAGGCTCGGCCCATCCCTGCTGCTACAAGGGTGTGACCTGGGGGGATATCGGGAAAAACCCGGCTCATGAGATCTGGCAGTCGGATCTCATGCATTCCCTGCGCCAGCATGTGGCCCGCCAGGAATATCCCGTGGATCTGTGCCATGGCTGCATCAGAACCGGCCTGTATCCCCGGGCCAACGCCGCACGCATGTACAGCAATCACTATGCCCGCTGGTATGAAGAACGCTTTGGCCAGCCTTTCGCCCCGGAACTCATCCAGGCCATGAAGCAACTGCCGGACAGCCAGGAACTGTTCCAGGAGATGCTACTGCCCCTCAGGCAGGAATGA
- a CDS encoding sulfotransferase family protein translates to MEREDRRPWYFLHIPKTAGTTFRVLLENQFHMDAICPAYEFFQMKPYDEERLREFRLFRGHMGYSLVNYLPVKPRVLVMLRDPMERTVSHFEYIRRDPAHPKHRMIHERKMGLKEYLQDPVLSAEVTNAQVRPLAHLANQGLLRELLDATDSQDAFARAWRHREGVLPPDDELLDVALERLEAADFVGVAERLEQGMALAARLLGAAPPQHLQSLNINPRRTRLDELPDDVLDLLQALTRLDRKLYQRGLVLFEGRFNAMQNSTGSEDRLPAAAAMSRGETGVLTVDFAQPLRGDGWHQRELVPGKGVLRWTGPGTESSIDLSFPASQAYRLRIAIADWVSETVLHSLRLYLDDTRLPVELVGEDGQLYALADIHASLVSAEQGTQRLYLRLDGTETQAASHARGIDHSHSRKLGISVQGFEFIPA, encoded by the coding sequence ATGGAGCGGGAGGATCGCCGCCCCTGGTATTTCCTGCATATCCCCAAGACGGCGGGCACCACCTTCCGGGTGTTGCTCGAGAACCAGTTCCACATGGACGCCATCTGCCCGGCCTACGAGTTCTTCCAGATGAAGCCCTATGACGAAGAACGGCTCAGGGAGTTTCGCCTGTTTCGCGGCCACATGGGATACAGCCTGGTCAACTATCTGCCGGTGAAACCCCGGGTGCTGGTCATGTTGCGCGACCCCATGGAACGCACCGTGTCCCATTTCGAGTACATCCGGCGCGATCCCGCCCATCCCAAGCACCGCATGATCCATGAGCGGAAAATGGGGCTGAAGGAATATCTGCAGGATCCGGTGCTCAGTGCCGAGGTGACCAATGCCCAGGTGCGGCCTCTGGCGCATCTGGCGAATCAGGGATTGTTGCGGGAACTACTGGATGCCACGGATTCCCAGGATGCCTTCGCCCGTGCCTGGCGTCACCGGGAAGGGGTGCTGCCTCCGGACGACGAGTTGCTGGATGTGGCGCTGGAACGCCTGGAGGCGGCGGATTTCGTGGGGGTGGCGGAACGCCTGGAGCAGGGCATGGCCCTGGCGGCCCGGTTGCTGGGGGCGGCGCCGCCACAGCACTTGCAGTCTCTCAATATCAATCCGCGGCGCACCCGCCTGGATGAACTTCCCGATGATGTACTGGACCTCCTGCAAGCGCTTACCCGTCTGGATCGCAAGCTCTACCAACGGGGCCTGGTGCTGTTTGAAGGCCGTTTCAATGCCATGCAAAATTCCACTGGAAGCGAAGACCGGCTACCCGCTGCCGCGGCCATGTCCCGGGGAGAGACCGGGGTGCTGACAGTGGATTTTGCCCAGCCCCTGCGAGGCGACGGCTGGCATCAGCGGGAACTGGTGCCGGGAAAAGGCGTGTTGCGCTGGACCGGGCCGGGCACCGAGTCCAGTATCGATCTGTCGTTTCCGGCCAGTCAGGCTTACAGGCTCAGAATCGCCATTGCGGATTGGGTGAGTGAAACCGTGCTGCACAGCCTGCGCCTGTACCTGGATGACACACGCCTGCCCGTGGAACTCGTGGGCGAAGACGGACAGCTGTATGCCCTGGCGGATATCCATGCTTCCCTGGTCAGCGCGGAACAGGGGACACAGCGTCTGTATCTGCGCCTGGACGGCACCGAAACACAGGCAGCGTCCCATGCCCGTGGCATCGATCACAGCCATTCCCGCAAACTCGGGATTTCCGTACAGGGTTTCGAATTCATTCCTGCCTGA